Proteins encoded in a region of the Corallococcus soli genome:
- a CDS encoding putative ABC exporter domain-containing protein, which produces MSFSRAVAFLWVRTWRNRLVRQVQRLKRPRYLLGALVGAAYLYSLVGRSVFVQGTGRAVSPNARLFAEFSLEVSVLGTLVTAWVLGADRPALSFTQTEVQYLFPAPVTRRALLHYKLLRGLLSATLAALAATVFVGRFTSPRPELFFLGAALAMGTLYLHGTAASFVRAWLVSRGRWGGAVRWAVVGLVLVAVTGTLVSTLQAHPWPDNAGAPFAVREWLREVLNAPGPRAVLWPGRALVAPSMARSGQDFLRYLPASLALLLAHYAWVMAVEVPFEDSAVASADARTRQQARRGDRAARGGNIRVGRVPFALKARGRPEVALLWKNLIARKRLGGGLVMLLGFVVMGALVALVLGDLRMFSNTRELLGPMSLMVAVAMAVIGPTAFRTDLRMDLPKLELLRALPLTGRQVVRAELAASALTLGVAQWVMLLVALVLGVGTDDETLAPWSTPVVLGLLSVLPTLGLAGLFVQNAAVVLLPAWIPADSERARGVEALGQRLLTLVGTLVVTLLGLLPAAVVALLVGYPLFTVMGRWAVPLAGLVAAGALFAEVALGVAFLGRAFERLDVSEEQSNAG; this is translated from the coding sequence GTGAGCTTCTCGCGGGCGGTGGCCTTCCTGTGGGTGCGGACCTGGCGCAACCGGCTGGTGCGTCAGGTGCAGCGGCTGAAGCGCCCGCGCTACCTGCTGGGCGCGCTGGTGGGCGCCGCGTACCTGTATTCGCTCGTGGGCCGCAGCGTGTTCGTGCAGGGCACGGGCCGGGCGGTGTCCCCGAACGCGCGGCTGTTCGCGGAGTTCTCGCTGGAGGTGTCGGTGCTGGGCACGCTGGTGACGGCGTGGGTGCTGGGCGCGGACCGGCCGGCGCTGAGCTTCACGCAGACGGAGGTGCAGTACCTCTTCCCGGCGCCCGTCACGCGCCGGGCGCTGCTGCACTACAAGCTCCTGCGGGGTTTGCTGAGCGCGACGCTGGCGGCGCTGGCGGCGACGGTGTTCGTCGGGCGCTTCACGAGCCCCCGTCCAGAGCTCTTCTTCCTGGGCGCCGCGCTGGCCATGGGCACGCTGTACCTGCACGGCACCGCGGCGTCCTTCGTGCGCGCGTGGCTGGTGTCCCGGGGGCGCTGGGGCGGCGCCGTGCGCTGGGCGGTGGTGGGGCTGGTCCTCGTGGCGGTGACGGGGACGCTCGTGTCCACGCTCCAGGCACACCCGTGGCCGGACAACGCGGGAGCGCCCTTCGCCGTGCGGGAGTGGCTGCGCGAGGTGCTGAACGCCCCGGGCCCGCGGGCGGTGCTGTGGCCGGGCCGGGCGCTGGTGGCGCCCTCCATGGCGCGCAGCGGGCAGGACTTCCTGCGCTACCTGCCTGCGTCGCTCGCGCTGCTGCTGGCCCACTACGCCTGGGTGATGGCGGTGGAGGTGCCCTTCGAGGACTCGGCGGTGGCCAGCGCGGACGCGCGGACGCGGCAGCAGGCCCGGCGGGGCGACCGGGCCGCGCGGGGCGGGAACATCCGCGTGGGCCGGGTGCCCTTCGCGCTGAAGGCCCGGGGGCGTCCGGAGGTGGCGCTCCTGTGGAAGAACCTCATCGCGCGCAAGCGGCTGGGCGGCGGGCTGGTGATGCTGCTGGGCTTCGTGGTGATGGGCGCGCTGGTAGCGCTGGTGCTGGGCGACCTGCGGATGTTCTCGAACACGCGGGAGCTGCTGGGCCCCATGAGCCTGATGGTCGCGGTGGCGATGGCCGTCATCGGACCGACCGCGTTCCGGACCGACCTGCGCATGGACCTGCCGAAGCTGGAGCTGCTGCGCGCGCTGCCGCTCACGGGCCGCCAGGTGGTGCGCGCGGAGCTGGCGGCGTCGGCGCTGACGCTGGGCGTGGCGCAGTGGGTGATGTTGCTGGTGGCCCTGGTGCTGGGCGTGGGCACGGACGACGAAACGCTCGCGCCGTGGTCCACGCCGGTGGTGCTGGGGCTGCTGTCGGTGCTGCCGACGCTGGGGCTCGCGGGGCTGTTCGTGCAGAACGCGGCGGTGGTGCTGCTGCCCGCGTGGATCCCGGCGGACTCGGAGCGGGCGCGCGGCGTGGAGGCCCTGGGCCAGCGGTTGCTCACGCTGGTGGGCACGCTGGTGGTGACGCTGCTGGGACTGTTGCCCGCCGCGGTGGTGGCCCTGCTCGTGGGCTACCCGCTGTTCACTGTCATGGGTCGGTGGGCGGTGCCGCTCGCGGGGCTGGTGGCGGCGGGGGCACTCTTCGCGGAGGTGGCGCTGGGCGTCGCCTTCCTCGGTCGTGCCTTCGAGCGGCTGGACGTGTCCGAGGAACAGTCGAACGCAGGTTGA
- a CDS encoding NAD(P)-dependent oxidoreductase — MKVGFIGLGNMGAPMAKNLLGAGHDVTVWNRTAAKAQPLREQGARVASTPGEAARDAEVVVSMLADDPAVEAAILGPDGVVAALPKGAVHVSSSTISVALSERLTKAHAEAGQGYVSAPVFGRPEAAEGKQLWVIAAGPGAQVERVRPLLTALGRGLTELGEKPSSANVVKLSGNFLIASMMEALSEAFALAEKSGVERAAFLDVFKAVFARSPIFENYAGAIARGQTTPAGFALRLGLKDVTLALEAGRAAEVPLPLASLLRDHFLTGVAQGRGDEDWSALGGLARDRAGLPKKA; from the coding sequence ATGAAGGTCGGCTTCATCGGATTGGGAAACATGGGCGCGCCAATGGCGAAGAACCTGCTGGGCGCGGGCCACGACGTCACGGTGTGGAACCGCACCGCCGCCAAGGCGCAGCCGCTGCGGGAGCAGGGCGCGCGCGTGGCGAGCACGCCCGGCGAGGCGGCGCGTGACGCGGAGGTCGTCGTGTCGATGCTGGCGGACGACCCGGCCGTGGAGGCCGCCATCCTGGGCCCGGACGGCGTCGTCGCGGCCCTGCCGAAGGGCGCGGTCCACGTCTCCTCCAGCACCATCTCCGTCGCGCTGTCGGAGCGGCTGACGAAGGCGCACGCGGAGGCGGGCCAGGGCTACGTGTCCGCCCCCGTCTTCGGCCGCCCGGAAGCCGCCGAGGGCAAGCAGCTCTGGGTCATCGCCGCCGGCCCCGGGGCGCAGGTGGAGCGCGTGCGCCCGCTGCTCACGGCGCTGGGCCGGGGCCTCACGGAGCTGGGCGAGAAGCCCTCGTCCGCCAACGTGGTGAAGCTCTCCGGCAACTTCCTCATCGCCTCCATGATGGAGGCCCTGTCGGAGGCCTTCGCCCTGGCGGAGAAGTCCGGCGTGGAGCGCGCCGCGTTCCTGGACGTCTTCAAGGCCGTCTTCGCCCGCTCGCCCATCTTCGAGAACTACGCGGGCGCCATCGCCAGGGGGCAGACCACCCCCGCGGGCTTCGCGCTGCGCCTGGGCCTCAAGGACGTGACGCTGGCGCTGGAGGCTGGGCGCGCCGCGGAGGTGCCGCTGCCGCTGGCCAGCCTCCTGCGCGACCACTTCCTCACCGGCGTCGCGCAGGGGCGCGGTGACGAGGACTGGTCCGCGCTGGGCGGACTCGCGAGGGACCGCGCGGGCCTCCCGAAGAAGGCCTGA
- a CDS encoding cupin domain-containing protein, with protein sequence MARAIIKKLSDSDEHRPFVAHGSADVLKLGELTIGRGVFEPGWQWSKDVKPLAGTEFCEVIHTTCVLSGQLHVKMRDGQEFDLGPGDVAFIPPGHDAWVVGKEPCRAVDFTGAEDYARVQARKEEEAEPSVLQ encoded by the coding sequence ATGGCACGCGCAATCATCAAGAAGCTCAGCGATTCCGACGAGCACCGGCCCTTCGTCGCCCACGGCTCCGCGGATGTCTTGAAGCTCGGCGAGCTCACCATCGGTCGGGGGGTCTTCGAGCCCGGCTGGCAATGGTCGAAGGACGTGAAGCCCCTCGCCGGAACCGAGTTCTGCGAAGTCATCCACACCACCTGCGTCCTGTCCGGACAGCTGCACGTCAAGATGCGGGACGGCCAGGAGTTCGACCTGGGCCCGGGTGACGTCGCCTTCATCCCCCCGGGCCACGATGCCTGGGTCGTGGGCAAGGAGCCCTGCCGCGCCGTGGACTTCACCGGCGCGGAGGACTACGCCCGCGTCCAGGCACGCAAGGAGGAGGAGGCGGAGCCCTCCGTCCTCCAGTAG
- the asnS gene encoding asparagine--tRNA ligase yields the protein MQVVSVKRALAGSVEAGSKVEVRGWVRTRRDSKAGISFVNVSDGSVFDPIQVVAPNSLPNYEKEILRLTAGASVICRGTLVQSQGKGQAFEVQADEVQVLGLVDDPDTYPIQPKQHTLEFLRDVAHLRVRTNTFGAITRVRNSAMQAVHRFFHEEGFCWVNTPIITASDAEGAGQMFRVSTLDASNPPRGPDGKIDWGKDFFGKEAYLTVSGQLNVEAYCLAMSKVYTFGPTFRAENSNTTRHLAEFWMIEPEIAFADLNEDAALAERFLKYVFKAVLNECAPDMKFFEERQQKGVTERMEKFIGSSFERIDYTDAISILQKAKKKFEYAPEWGKDLQTEHERYLTEEHVGRPVVVMNYPEAIKSFYMRLNEDGKTVAAMDVLAPGIGEIIGGSQREERLDVLDARIKQFGLEPEHYQWYRDLRRYGTVPHAGFGLGFERLIVYICGLQNIRDAIPYPRVPGSAQF from the coding sequence ATGCAGGTCGTGAGTGTGAAGAGGGCCCTGGCGGGCTCGGTCGAGGCGGGCTCGAAGGTGGAGGTGCGCGGCTGGGTGCGGACGCGCCGCGACTCCAAGGCGGGCATCAGCTTCGTCAACGTGAGCGACGGGTCCGTGTTCGACCCCATCCAGGTCGTCGCGCCCAATTCGCTGCCCAACTACGAGAAGGAGATCCTCCGGCTCACCGCGGGCGCGTCCGTCATCTGCCGGGGCACGCTGGTGCAGTCCCAGGGCAAGGGGCAGGCGTTCGAGGTCCAGGCGGACGAGGTGCAGGTGCTGGGGCTGGTGGACGACCCGGACACCTACCCCATCCAGCCCAAGCAGCACACGCTGGAGTTCCTGCGGGACGTGGCGCACCTGCGCGTGCGCACGAACACCTTCGGGGCCATCACCCGCGTGCGCAACTCCGCCATGCAGGCGGTGCACCGCTTCTTCCACGAAGAGGGCTTCTGCTGGGTCAACACGCCCATCATCACCGCGAGCGACGCGGAGGGCGCCGGGCAGATGTTCCGCGTGTCCACGCTGGATGCGTCCAACCCGCCGCGCGGGCCGGACGGCAAGATTGATTGGGGCAAGGACTTCTTCGGCAAGGAGGCCTACCTCACCGTGTCCGGGCAGTTGAACGTGGAGGCGTACTGCCTGGCCATGTCCAAGGTCTACACGTTCGGCCCCACGTTCCGCGCGGAGAACAGCAACACCACGCGGCACCTGGCCGAGTTCTGGATGATTGAACCGGAGATCGCCTTCGCGGACCTCAACGAGGACGCGGCGCTGGCGGAGCGGTTCCTCAAGTACGTGTTCAAGGCCGTGCTCAACGAGTGCGCGCCGGACATGAAGTTCTTCGAGGAGCGCCAGCAGAAGGGCGTCACGGAGCGGATGGAGAAGTTCATCGGCTCCAGCTTCGAGCGCATCGACTACACGGACGCCATCTCCATCCTCCAGAAGGCGAAGAAGAAGTTCGAGTACGCGCCGGAGTGGGGCAAGGACCTCCAGACGGAGCACGAGCGCTACCTCACCGAGGAGCACGTGGGCCGGCCCGTGGTGGTGATGAACTACCCGGAGGCCATCAAGTCCTTCTACATGCGCCTCAACGAGGACGGGAAGACCGTGGCCGCGATGGACGTGCTCGCGCCGGGCATCGGCGAGATCATCGGCGGCAGCCAGCGCGAGGAGCGCCTGGACGTACTGGACGCGCGCATCAAGCAGTTCGGGCTCGAGCCCGAGCACTACCAGTGGTACCGCGACCTGCGCCGCTACGGCACGGTGCCGCACGCGGGCTTCGGCCTGGGGTTCGAGCGGCTCATCGTCTACATCTGCGGCCTGCAGAACATCCGCGACGCCATCCCCTACCCGCGCGTGCCGGGCTCCGCGCAGTTCTGA
- the leuS gene encoding leucine--tRNA ligase yields the protein MAMNERYEPQSIEGKWQTRWDQEGIFRAGRRPDAPKKYVLEMLPYPSGQMHMGHVRNYLIGDVYARYYLMRGFDVLHPMGWDAFGLPAENAAIKDGVHPAIRTRENIESFKAEIKTLGYSYDWSREVNTSAPEFYRWNQWFFLQMLERGLVYRRFSKVNWCTGCHTVIANEQVKDGRCERCSSEVLDKEMPEWAFRITKYSQDLLDALDTLKEWPDSITARQRNWIGRSDGAEVDFRVQGHDASLRVFTTRVDTLFGCTYVVLAPDHKLVAQVTTPEQRANVEAFAKRMAAQNKTEQLGEDTEKEGVFTGAHALHPFTGQPVPIWIANFVVSDYGTGAVMSVPAHDERDFAFARKYSLPVRVVIQPATGDKLGAGETLTGAVTADGVLVDSGDFTGLPSAEARVKMAATLESQGKGKATVTYRQRDWGFSRQRYWGTPIPIVYCEKCDPERKGIPVPLDQLPVRLPDIDTQEVLTGRGEPPLAKVASFVNTECPKCGGPARREAETMDTFVDSCWYFARYLSPHYDAAPFDPEVAKHWLPVDVYVGGPEHGTMHLLYFRFWTRVMKLLGLSPVDEPVTRLITQGIVNGADGRKMGKRYGNGVAPSTIVQKYGADTARTYVLFAGPPERDFDWSPDQVEGVSRFLKRVWALGATHHASVADVTYDGPYEGKALETRRAAHKCIKRVGEAIERLSFNTGVAGIMECVNALYAVGTPETQAEKAAMAEAVRLLARILTPFAPHIADELAEAYGAKAVTVSEAWPEFDPALVVDDVIPYAVQVNGKLRAEVRVAADASEADVRAAAEAEEKVKSALEGKTLRKFVFVPKRLVNFVVG from the coding sequence ATGGCGATGAACGAGCGTTACGAGCCGCAGTCGATTGAAGGAAAGTGGCAGACCCGCTGGGACCAGGAGGGCATCTTCCGGGCAGGCAGGCGCCCGGATGCGCCCAAGAAGTACGTCCTGGAGATGCTGCCGTACCCCAGTGGCCAGATGCACATGGGGCACGTGCGCAACTACCTCATCGGGGATGTCTACGCGCGCTACTACCTGATGCGCGGCTTCGACGTGCTGCACCCCATGGGCTGGGACGCCTTCGGTCTGCCGGCGGAGAACGCGGCCATCAAGGACGGCGTGCACCCGGCCATCCGCACCCGCGAGAACATCGAATCGTTCAAGGCGGAGATCAAGACGCTCGGCTACAGCTACGACTGGTCGCGCGAGGTGAACACCAGCGCGCCGGAGTTCTACCGCTGGAACCAGTGGTTCTTCCTCCAGATGCTGGAGCGCGGGCTCGTCTACCGCCGCTTCAGCAAGGTGAACTGGTGCACCGGCTGCCACACCGTCATCGCCAACGAGCAGGTGAAGGACGGCCGCTGCGAGCGCTGCTCGTCGGAGGTGCTGGACAAGGAGATGCCCGAGTGGGCGTTCCGCATCACGAAGTACTCGCAGGACCTGCTCGACGCGCTGGACACGCTCAAGGAGTGGCCGGACAGCATCACCGCCCGCCAGCGCAACTGGATTGGCCGCTCGGATGGCGCGGAGGTGGACTTCCGCGTGCAGGGGCATGACGCGTCCCTGCGCGTCTTCACCACCCGCGTGGACACGCTCTTCGGCTGCACCTACGTGGTGCTGGCGCCGGACCACAAGCTCGTGGCCCAGGTGACGACGCCGGAGCAGCGCGCGAACGTCGAAGCGTTCGCGAAGCGCATGGCGGCGCAGAACAAGACGGAGCAGCTGGGCGAGGACACGGAGAAGGAAGGCGTCTTCACCGGGGCGCACGCGCTGCACCCGTTCACCGGGCAGCCGGTGCCCATCTGGATCGCCAACTTCGTGGTGAGCGACTACGGCACCGGCGCGGTGATGAGTGTGCCGGCGCACGACGAGCGCGACTTCGCCTTCGCGCGCAAGTACTCGCTGCCCGTGCGCGTGGTCATCCAGCCGGCCACGGGCGACAAGCTGGGCGCGGGGGAGACGCTGACCGGGGCGGTGACCGCCGACGGCGTGCTCGTGGACTCCGGGGACTTCACCGGCCTGCCTTCCGCGGAGGCGCGCGTGAAGATGGCCGCGACGCTGGAGTCCCAGGGCAAGGGCAAGGCCACGGTGACGTACCGCCAGCGGGACTGGGGCTTCAGCCGCCAGCGCTACTGGGGCACGCCCATCCCCATCGTCTACTGCGAGAAGTGCGACCCGGAGCGCAAGGGCATCCCCGTGCCGTTGGACCAGCTCCCGGTGCGCCTGCCGGACATCGACACGCAGGAGGTGCTCACCGGCCGTGGCGAGCCGCCGCTCGCGAAGGTCGCGTCCTTCGTCAACACCGAGTGCCCGAAGTGCGGCGGCCCCGCGCGTCGGGAGGCGGAGACGATGGACACCTTCGTCGACTCCTGCTGGTACTTCGCGCGCTACCTGTCGCCGCACTACGACGCCGCGCCCTTCGACCCGGAGGTGGCGAAGCACTGGCTGCCCGTGGACGTGTACGTGGGCGGCCCCGAGCACGGCACGATGCACCTGCTCTACTTCCGCTTCTGGACCCGGGTCATGAAGCTGCTCGGCCTGTCGCCGGTGGACGAGCCCGTCACGCGGCTCATCACCCAGGGCATCGTCAACGGCGCCGACGGCCGCAAGATGGGCAAGCGCTACGGCAACGGCGTGGCCCCCTCCACCATCGTGCAGAAGTACGGCGCGGACACCGCGCGTACCTACGTGCTCTTCGCGGGCCCGCCGGAGCGCGACTTCGACTGGTCCCCGGATCAGGTGGAGGGCGTCTCCCGCTTCCTGAAGCGCGTGTGGGCGCTCGGCGCCACGCACCACGCCTCCGTGGCGGACGTCACGTACGACGGCCCCTATGAGGGCAAGGCCCTGGAGACGCGCCGGGCGGCGCACAAGTGCATCAAGCGCGTGGGCGAGGCCATCGAGCGCCTGTCCTTCAACACCGGCGTCGCCGGCATCATGGAGTGCGTGAACGCGCTCTACGCCGTGGGCACGCCGGAGACGCAGGCGGAGAAGGCGGCCATGGCGGAGGCGGTGCGGCTGCTCGCGCGCATCCTCACCCCGTTCGCGCCGCACATCGCGGACGAGCTGGCGGAGGCCTATGGCGCCAAGGCCGTCACCGTGTCGGAGGCCTGGCCGGAGTTCGACCCCGCGCTGGTGGTGGACGACGTGATTCCGTACGCCGTGCAGGTGAACGGCAAGCTGCGCGCGGAGGTGCGCGTGGCGGCGGACGCGAGCGAGGCGGACGTGCGCGCGGCGGCGGAGGCGGAGGAGAAGGTGAAGTCCGCCCTGGAGGGCAAGACGCTGCGCAAGTTCGTCTTCGTCCCCAAGCGGTTGGTCAACTTCGTCGTCGGCTGA